AGAGTTTAGTACAAGTACGGTATTATGAAAGAGAGAGTAGAACCGACAATGTATATTTATGGATacaattgaattgaatatatgGCTTGAAGATCGTCTCCATATCCGGCATAAACCACGGTGTGGACACCAAACTGAGACTTTCCAGCAAAAGCCAGCTGGCTCAGACGTCAGTTTACGTATCTTCATGCGCTCAAGACACTTCAGAAGCTTCTGACCCTCCAGATTCTTCGAACTGCTTGCCAcaattttcagaaaaatAATCGAGATGCAAACCGTGGCAGAAGGCAGTTCCTACAACTCTGTGCTAAAAGAGAGGTAGACACGCAGGGCTAGTACCAAAATTGCAGCATGTGTTACCCGGATACTCTGGTGCGACCAAAGTCTACTCGAAAATTTTTCGACTTATTCTCAAACTGAAtacttctctcttctttaGTTCTACTTCGCAGCTCGATTCAACGGCACCTTGAGGTAGAGGTTTGTGGAGTGATAGTCGCGGTAGTCGTGACCTGTCACATCACAGACTTCAAGCTGATATGGCACCGTTGTCTCGGCTGGACTTGACTTGACTTGTGTTTTTTGTGTACTGAATCGGTATGTTTGAAACGGCACAACTGAGTCTCGAATCACACGGACTTTCCAGCTGCTGAATGTGCAACTATATGCATGTGTCCAGTCTGGAAATGGCATCAGCATCTCGTCTACTGCCATTCGTCTACCTCTTCCAAAGATTCTGTGATTAAAACTATTGATGTAACTTTTGTGCTGAGGATGTATATGCAGGACAAATACTTAAGGAATTCTTCGTTTATGAATTGTGAagtctttggaagaagtgaTGGAGATCTCGAAGTTTAATTGGATGTGAACTTGAATGTTCTAACTCGACCAGGTTTTCTTGTATGTATTTCTGGATTTTCCTGATTCCTCTTGGAAATGTTCTCTTTATGATGATCGTTTCACTACATCTGTCCCGGTGAACCCTGAGCCATGGATAAAACATGCATCACCATCTgactttttgaattttcaaGTGGAAATATTTGTGTACGGAGACACTTACTAACAGGTTGGCGTAGAATGTGTATTCAGTACATCTGAcaggaaagaaaggaaCAAAGAAAAGGGTAAGTGATTTTTTGCTATTATGTCTTATCAATGCTTTAGTATGATGAAAAACCTAATTTTCAgttctgcttctgaacCAAAAATAACGTGAAGATAACACCATACCAAAGCTCATATCTGATTTCTAGAGCATTGATTAGACTCattattgatattgatTTTAGAAATATCATACTAACAGAAGTTACAGATTGTTTAGTTATGACCCATTCACTTGACGTCATTAATAAATGCTATCCTTTTGAAAATTATATTAATTGTAATCCTCATCGTAAAATAACCTTAATTTTGATACATTCTTATTCTTAATGGTCTTATTCGTTATGCATTCTGTAGTTCGTAATAACTAATCTATAAGCCGTACTTCTAAGACGTCGACGACATTCCAAGCGTGGGATGTCTaaacattgaagatgacaatCTTGCCGTCGATACCAGAAGTGGAAACTTGATTACCAGAAAAGACTTTAACACTAGAGATGGTGTTTTGATGAGTAGTGCTCAATCTGTTGCCTCCGCTATTGGCAGAAGGCTTATTGACTCTACCTTTCAAGTCCATTTGCTTGAACATGTTCAACGCTTGGTGAGATGagatttcttcgtcttcatcatctccaGTAGAAGGAGCTTCTTTAGTCAAATCTTTCTGAGACTCAATGACACGAGATTCTCTCCATTCCGTTTCGTCTCCTTCAAAAACAATCAAGTTACAGTTGTGGCCACCAACAACtatcttgttgttggtcAAGTAAGCCAATGACTTGAATGGAAGGTAGTTGGTCTTGACGTTGATGATAGACTTGGGTGGTAAACCTTCTCCTTCAGGATAGATAACTCCGATTGACGAGTCATGTGAGGCAAACGCTAATGAGTTTCCATCAGGACTGAAAGCTACACCGTGGATCCAGGCACCCGTATCGTTGATGAAGTCACCGCAAAGCGTTTGGAATGGCAATTTACTTCCCCAAGGAGAAGGTTCGGGCTTTTCGTCCAATCCCTTAATGAAGGCACTGAAGACTCTTACGTGACCATCGGTCGAGCCGGAAGCCAACAAGACACCGTTTTGGTGCCACGACAAGCATGTGATGGTGGACTTCAAAGGCTTCTTTAAGTGCTTGGAAACCCACCAATTGTTTTCCGCTTCGTAGTAGCAAACAGCGATGATTCTGTCTGAAGATCCTACAGCAAATTTCTGTCCGTCAGGAGACCACTTACATACGGTGGCTGCACGGTTGATTCTTAACAACACCAACGTTGGTTTATACTCGTTGGCGGCACCGTCGTATTCCCAGACAAGGGCGTTTCTGTCTTGAGAACAGGTTAAGATTCTCGAACCGTCTGGGGAGATATCAACCGATGTGACAGTCTTGTCATGACCAGCCAAAACGGTGAAGAGCTTTGGCTTCGCAGCCAAGTTTGCAGTATTGATCAGGTAAATTTCTACCTTGGTGTCTTTGGTCACAGCCAAAAGGGAATGGTCTGGCGAAAAGACATGGTCCTTAATTGGCAAATGGCCCAATTGGTATTGGATAGGAGCAGACATATCAGACGAATCTAGGTGAATCTAAAGGTGAAGAATCAAAAGTTGTAATTTATTGGATGACACAGCGGAAATGCGATGTAATTGAATCCTACAGGAGTCTACTCTACTGGAGGTACAATTGGAGAGAAGGAGGAGGGAGTGAACAGATTGAAATTCTGATACTGAATTTCGCTCCGACTTCAGAATGGAGATTGTTCCGCATGCAGGATTGGGCTATATCTAGTTGAACCATAGGGGTAAATCTGGGGCTCTTCGGATAGAAGAATACTGAAGGGTTATACGTATAAATCTGGAATCCTATATTAGTTGGAACAAGATACGACAGAACAATTTCTTTTCGTGTTGGTTTTTTACAAGTGGTTAATATAAAATAATGACTTTGACCAGTATATAAAATAGTGATATAGTAACCCAGCTTTCGCCAGGAGCAATAATACAAGATAAAAACAGAATGTTTTGATGAGCTGAAAGAGACAATTTGTAGATTGTAGACAAATTCATGAGTGTCTTCAATTAAACAAAGCTGATACAAGACTACTTCATAGTCTAATCATGAGCTCTCTTTTGTTCCAAGAATGCCTTGGTTTTCTGCCAGTAGTGTTGCACCTTTGGGTTCTTGACCTGCGAGAGTTTACCGTCCAATCTCTCAATAACAGCCGAAAACAAATTTTGTGTTTCTTTGTTGTACAAGATTCTCAACCAGTAGAACAACAAAAAGAGAGTCAATTGGAATCCGGCAGATCTTCTGAACAAGAGTGttctcaacaacaagtaTACAATTAACACCAACTCGTCGTAGGCGATAATAGAAGCCAATAATCCAGATTCCTTCAACACCGGTTCAATATTCTTTTGTTTGGCGAGATGCAAcaacgaaatcaagaagaaaggaataATCTTGAAAATCGACTTAAACGTGAAGAGCCATACTACAGCCAAGATGAGGTATTGAAAGTTCTGGTAAGAAATcaaagtagaagtagaaggCAAGTAATGCAATCCAAACTTGTGACTGAAAGTAGCTGTCAAGGCTGCAATTGAACCTGCAAGTGCCAAACGGTAACTTATACTGTTGATATAGTACTTGTTGGGTAACCAGAGAACCTGGAACAAAAGGGAGATGGTTCCAAAGACAAGGGTCGAAGCGTGCCCTGCTTGCCAGATGAGAAACTTGAGCTTATTTGGTTGTGCCACTTTCTTAACAagcttctttctcttgataGTTGTTGTACCAGAGACATCATGAGTGGGCTCGGTAGATGGGATCCCTGAGTCTGTGCTCAAGGGTTGTTGCACCGCAGTAGAAGACATGTGACCGAATACTTAGGAGATTTGAGAAATATGGGAAAAGTCAGGCTGGGAAGTTGATAAACTATTTTGACGAAAGAGCCACTATCTCGAAACAACAAACTCAATGCTTCCTTAATAGGGTACAATGAATAGTATGGGCCAGTAGCTGAACAGCATTTGAAGGACACCTGAAATTTGACTTTGTCATCTGCAGGAAAAAGGTACGACTTGATTGATGAGGCTTGACTATATTTGTTTTGAAGTGGTAGCGCGGCTCGACACGGTATTTATCTTTAAGATaaataatgaaaatatgaaaatattTATGATTGCAAGCTCTATTCAAGGACACAAATTATACTGATATTGTCCTTCGTGATTTCTATTTGTTTCTATTTACTTCTGGGTGTCTCATTTAtacaattttgaattttttaATAcctttcaatttttcacaatgCAATCGAATATAGACTATAGCAAGTCCAGTTTGCTATCTCCACTTGAGAGCCAGGTTCTCACCCAGTAccaatttttgaattccCAACTCATTACGCTCAATAACGAAATCAGCAAGTTGACCCATAAGTCCAAGCCCGAAGACACGGATGAAGACACGGAAGAGTGGAGTCAGACACGTTCGACTGGAGTGGGACATTTGTTATTAGATAACTtgagaaatcttgaaatgaAGATAGGATTGATCCATACTTTATTCAAGGGGGCTGTGTATGCACTTTTCCTCGAGCAGGACAATGCTGATTTGGGGAAGCAAGAGGACGAAGATGAGGAACAggaagaggaggaggaacaagaagataGCGAAGGAGAGGTGCTTGATGTGGATGCTGATGTGACCAGAGACCATATCGAGGTAGAGTAGATTGCATGAAACACTGTTAGAACGtcttttcagaaagttCGATACAAAACGAAATTAAGAAATCGATTATGAACAGTCGTATGTGGAAGTCTTTCATGGAATTCATATACTGtatgaaaagaatgaattTTCCACCAGATCTATATCATAGAGATCAGACTACCCAAGAGTGTTTGCAATTATTTGTAATTTACAATAATCGCCTAAGTAGTCTCTGGCTAAGAGAACGAACCAAGGTAACATTGAACTTCTGTCAATATGGTCGTGGAAGTACTCGTGTACCCACGACGGGTAGCGGACATTGTTAGTGGTTCTAGAAACTAGAGGGGTAGCTCTATTTGGCGGTATTATCTAGCTATTCATCTTCTATGCCTGTCTTTTGGCCCAGAGCTCCAGCCCAGAGGAATGCCAGCACTCCGGGTCCGGGTACACAATCACCCCATAGTGTTCACTCCCATAGTGCTAGTGGGAAGGAGTGTGGTGCAATAGAAACGGAGCCGTTGGGCAATTGCTTACACTACGgagaatatttcaattacGAACAATAGAGTTTGTCTTTAATAGTGCCATGGCATGGCACCGTAGAGACACTATTGAGAGCTTTATATGCTATAGGATCTATATATAAATTGTATTATACTTCGGAGAATTCTATACTGCACAGATATATCTTTATGGCATGTTCTCGGAGTCAGACTCAtctatttttcattttgtGCACCGAGTCAAAACGTGATCTCATCAGAAAATTAATATCAGGTAACTTGTATCGATTACCTGGAGGTGAGACGGGAGTTTTCATATAATATTTAAGAGCCTTTGTTTTCCATATTTTACCTGAAAACTCGTTTTCCTCCCCAAGTGTATCTTGTGCTTTTGAAAACTGTCCGTACAGGTTCGTCCAGTCATAGACAATTGCATTGAGCCCATTACCCCAGATTCCAATCCGAAAAgttctcaatttttcacccaTCTCATCCCCCACTGACCATGTCCTCCAACTACGATAGTTACTCCACGCCATTATCTTCCAGATATGCTTCGGAAGAGAtgtccaagatcttctcCTTGAGAAACAGATTCTCTACCTGGAGAAAGTTGTGGTACAACTTGGCcattgctgaaaaggaAGTGGGCTTGACTGTGATTTCGGACGAAGCCATTGCTCAGATGAGACAGCACTTGGACATCACCGATGAGGagattgctgctgcttctaAGGAAGAAGCTATTGTCAGACACGATGTCATGGCTCATGTCCACGTTTTTGGTAACACCTGTCCTGAGGCTGCTGGTATCATCCACTTGGGTGCCACCTCTTGTTTCGTTACCGACAATGCCgatttgatcttcttgagagATGCCTACGACGTCATCATCCCTAAGTTAGTCAATGTTATCAACAGATTGTCCAAATTCGCCTTGGAATACAAGGACTTGCCAGTTTTGGGCTGGACCCATTTCCAACCTGCCCAATTGACGACTGTGGGTAAGAGAGCCACCTTATGGATCCAGGAATTATTATGGGACTTAAGAAATATGGAAAGAGCCAGAAATGACATTGGATTGAGAGGTGTTAAGGGTACCACTGGTACTCAGGCTTCattcttgtcgttgttcCACGGTGACCATGACAAGGTTGAGGCATTGGACCAGAGAGTCGTAGAATTGTTGGGTTTTGACCACGTCTACCCAGTCACTGGCCAGACCTACTCAAGAAAGATTGACATTGACGTTTTGTCTCCTTTGGCTTCTTTCGGTGCTTCTGCTCACAAGTTTGCTACCGATATCAGATTGTTGGCtaacttgaaggaaatcgAAGAGCCATTTGAAAAGTCGCAGATTGGTTCTTCAGCCATGGCCTACAAAAGAAACCCTATGAGATGTGAAAGAGTGTGTTCCTTGGCCAGACACATGGGTGGTTTGTTGAACGATGCTATCCAGACTGCTTCTGTTCAATGGTTCGAAAGAACCTTGGACGATTCAGCcatcagaagaatatcGCTTCCTTCTGCGTTCTTGACTGCTGATATCTTGTTGAGTACAATGCTCAACATCACCAGTGGCTTGGTGGTCTACCCAAAGGTCATCGAAAGAAGAGTAAATTCGGAATTGCCATTCATGGCTACCGAAAACATCATCATGGCCATGGTGGAAAAGGGTGGTTCCAGACAAGACTGTCACGAAGAGATCAGAGTGTTGTCTCACCAAGCTAGTGCTGTTGTCAAGCAAGAAGGTGGTGATAACGACTTGATCGATAGAGTCAAGAAGACCGAATACTTCAAACCTATCTGGGCCGACTTGGAATCGTTGTTGGATCCAAAGACTTTCGTCGGTAGGGCCCCTGAACAGACGGAAAAGTTCGTCAAGGTCGATGTTGCCAAGGCAATCAAGCCATACGAAAAGTACATCACCAACGAAGCTGTTTCGTTGAGTGTTTAGTTTGTTCTGGTGAATACTAATATGTTTTAATCacattattttcaattctatctCTCTATCTTGTCTATTGTATAAAGATTAGCTACAAAAATTTAAACGTGTTTGTTTATTATGTCTTATGAAAAATGAGAAATGATTGTAGTAAATGCCTAGTTCTGTTGGTCGATGATACTGTCTATGTCTTCTACTTCCTGTAACTTGAAGTCTTGACTCAAACTGATGCTCTTTTTGTTCTCTTCCGAGTGAATtaacttggccaacttggcCTGTGGACCCCAACCGTTGACTGGTTGGTTCAACTTAAAAG
This window of the Scheffersomyces stipitis CBS 6054 chromosome 6, complete sequence genome carries:
- a CDS encoding component of the ARP2-3 complex; its protein translation is MSAPIQYQLGHLPIKDHVFSPDHSLLAVTKDTKVEIYSINTANLAAKPKLFTVLAGHDKTVTSVDISPDGSRILTCSQDRNALVWEYDGAANEYKPTLVLLRINRAATVCKWSPDGQKFAVGSSDRIIAVCYYEAENNWWVSKHLKKPLKSTITCLSWHQNGVLLASGSTDGHVRVFSAFIKGLDEKPEPSPWGSKLPFQTLCGDFINDTGAWIHGVAFSPDGNSLAFASHDSSIGVIYPEGEGLPPKSIINVKTNYLPFKSLAYLTNNKIVVGGHNCNLIVFEGDETEWRESRVIESQKDLTKEAPSTGDDEDEEISSHQALNMFKQMDLKGRVNKPSANSGGNRLSTTHQNTISSVKVFSGNQVSTSGIDGKIVIFNV
- a CDS encoding predicted protein → MSSTAVQQPLSTDSGIPSTEPTHDVSGTTTIKRKKLVKKVAQPNKLKFLIWQAGHASTLVFGTISLLFQVLWLPNKYYINSISYRLALAGSIAALTATFSHKFGLHYLPSTSTLISYQNFQYLILAVVWLFTFKSIFKIIPFFLISLLHLAKQKNIEPVLKESGLLASIIAYDELVLIVYLLLRTLLFRRSAGFQLTLFLLFYWLRILYNKETQNLFSAVIERLDGKLSQVKNPKVQHYWQKTKAFLEQKRAHD
- a CDS encoding predicted protein, which encodes MQSNIDYSKSSLLSPLESQVLTQYQFLNSQLITLNNEISKLTHKSKPEDTDEDTEEWSQTRSTGVGHLLLDNLRNLEMKIGLIHTLFKGAVYALFLEQDNADLGKQEDEDEEQEEEEEQEDSEGEVLDVDADVTRDHIEVE
- the ADE13 gene encoding 3-isopropylmalate dehydratase (go_function catalytic activity); the protein is MSSNYDSYSTPLSSRYASEEMSKIFSLRNRFSTWRKLWYNLAIAEKEVGLTVISDEAIAQMRQHLDITDEEIAAASKEEAIVRHDVMAHVHVFGNTCPEAAGIIHLGATSCFVTDNADLIFLRDAYDVIIPKLVNVINRLSKFALEYKDLPVLGWTHFQPAQLTTVGKRATLWIQELLWDLRNMERARNDIGLRGVKGTTGTQASFLSLFHGDHDKVEALDQRVVELLGFDHVYPVTGQTYSRKIDIDVLSPLASFGASAHKFATDIRLLANLKEIEEPFEKSQIGSSAMAYKRNPMRCERVCSLARHMGGLLNDAIQTASVQWFERTLDDSAIRRISLPSAFLTADILLSTMLNITSGLVVYPKVIERRVNSELPFMATENIIMAMVEKGGSRQDCHEEIRVLSHQASAVVKQEGGDNDLIDRVKKTEYFKPIWADLESLLDPKTFVGRAPEQTEKFVKVDVAKAIKPYEKYITNEAVSLSV